From Mytilus edulis chromosome 9, xbMytEdul2.2, whole genome shotgun sequence, the proteins below share one genomic window:
- the LOC139487460 gene encoding forkhead box protein J1-B-like produces MPVLTRENLAVKFRQNWMAKYPLDTCSNGGSNLDDSLTSLNWLQNLNIMKITSPTPPPSPVPFGNYANNEINKNMKVNPNAILNVSCSPPQCKMEQKFQLGDTPPTSLNGESIDYKTNPYVKPPYSYATLICMAMKETKKSKITLSSIYNWITENFMYYRLADPSWQNSIRHNLSLNKCFQKVPRRKDEPGKGGFWRINPDYHDMIDNGVFKKRRNSREGSCSAPPLKKIKKEPEDDYLPMCHGKSLRNESVVHFNNDEHESLKGDFNWTSILHQDIEIAGIKIKTEDLLDGPDSNSVPSDPMSPPSSECSSDNFSIEDLFSQADLSPDIAVDYTTNDPLDLTINGAHISPPDWWGDDLNPGEHMDINHNSGLHTPIMPSSPVQEHDPLDGHPWAESNTFADIAEAFDVDNLFDLENIPSPKLS; encoded by the exons ATGCCAGTTCTAACAAGGGAGAATTTAGCCGTCAAATTTAGGCAAAACTGGATGGCTAAGTATCCCCTTGACACCTGCAGCAATGGTGGATCAAACCTAGATGACAGTCTCACCAGTTTAAACTGGCTACAGAATCTAAACATCATGAAAATCACATCACCAACACCACCTCCAAGTCCGGTACCCTTTGGAAATTATGCAAATAATGAAATCAACAAGAACATGAAAGTGAATCCTAATGCTATATTGAACGTTTCTTGCTCTCCTCCTCAGTGTAAAATGGAGCAAAAGTTTCAGCTTGGAGACACACCACCTACAAGTTTGAACGGTGAATCAATAGACTATAAGACCAATCCATATGTGAAGCCACCATACTCGTATGCCACTCTAATCTGTATGGCAATGAAGGAGACcaagaaaagtaaaatcacattgTCCTCCATCTACAATTGGATTACAGAAAACTTTATGTACTACAGATTAGCAGATCCTAGCTGGCAg aactcCATCAGACATAATCTATCACTGAACAAATGTTTCCAGAAAGTGCCAAGAAGGAAAGACGAGCCAGGCAAAGGTGGATTCTGGAGAATTAATCCTGATTATCATGATATGATTGACAATGGCGTGTTCAAGAAAAGGAGAAATAGTCGAGAGGGGTCATGTTCTGCTCCTCCATTAAAGAAGATCAAGAAAGAACCTGAAGACGATTATTTACCGATGTGTCACGGAAAGTCATTGAGAAATGAAAGTGTTGTTCATTTCAATAATGACGAACATGAATCATTAAAAGGTGACTTCAACTGGACCTCAATATTACATCAAGACATTGAAATAGCgggaattaaaattaaaaccgaGGACTTACTTGACGGCCCAGACTCAAATTCAGTGCCATCAGATCCTATGAGTCCGCCATCATCCGAATGTAGTTCTGACAATTTTAGTATTGAGGATTTATTTTCACAAGCTGATCTCTCACCCGACATAGCAGTGGACTACACAACAAATGATCCCTTAGATCTGACAATTAATGGTGCTCACATATCTCCTCCTGATTGGTGGGGCGATGATCTGAACCCCGGAGAACATATGGATATTAATCATAACAGTGGACTTCATACACCTATCATGCCCTCATCACCTGTCCAGGAACACGACCCCCTAGATGGTCACCCCTGGGCAGAGAGTAATACATTCGCAGACATTGCTGAAGCATTTGATGTTGACAATTTATTCGATCTTGAAAACATTCCAAGCCCAAAATTGTCTTGA